A DNA window from Anas acuta chromosome 4, bAnaAcu1.1, whole genome shotgun sequence contains the following coding sequences:
- the ADD1 gene encoding alpha-adducin isoform X18 translates to MNGDSGAAVVTSPPPTTAPHKERYFDRVDENNPDYLRERNMAPDLRQDFNMMEQKKRVSMILQSPAFCEELESMIQEQFKKGKNPTGLLALQQIADFMTTNVPNVYPAAPQGGMAALNMSLGMVTPVNDLRGSDSIAYEKGEKLLRCKLAAFYRLADLFGWSQLIYNHITARVNSEQEHFLIVPFGLLYSEVTASSLVKINIQGDVVDRGSTNLGVNQAGFTLHSAIYAARPDVKCIVHIHTPAGAAVSAMKCGLLPISPEALSLGDVAYHDYHGILVDDEEKVVIQKNLGPKSKVLILRNHGLVSVGETVEEAFYYIHNLVLACEIQVRTLASAGGPDNLVLLDPGKYKAKSRSPESPAGEGSVSHPKWQIGEQEFEALMRMLDNLGYRTGYPYRCPALREKSKKYSDVEIPASVTGYSFTSDGESGTCSPLRHSFQKQQREKTRWLNSGRGDDASEEGQNGSSPKSKTKWTKEDGHRTATSAVPNLFVPLNTNPKEVQEMRNKIREQNLQDIKTAGPQSQVLSGVVVDRSLVQDAPLSDCTESIEGLDLTEQAFSPAKSLSVRKGELVTASKAIIEKEYQPKVIVSTTGPNPFNKLTDRELEEYRKEVERKQKGPEEPSEDGRQQKERSPPDHTSARTPPSTPIKVEEGDGYAKEYLLP, encoded by the exons ATGAATGGTGATTCTGGTGCAGCGGTGGTGACTTCACCACCTCCGACAACAGCCCCTCATAAAGAGAGGTATTTTGATCGAGTTGATGAAAATAATCCAGATtatttgagagagagaaatatggCACCCGACCTTCGCCAGGACTTTAACATGATGGAACAGAAGAAGAGAGTCTCCATGATTCTTCAAAGCcca GCTTTTTGTGAAGAATTGGAATCCATGATCCAGGAACAATTTAAGAAGGGGAAGAATCCAACGGGTTTATTGGCTTTACAGCAGATTGCAGATTTTATGACAACAAATGTGCCAAATGTCTACCCAGCAGCACCACAAGGCGGAATGGCTGCGTTAAACATGA GTCTTGGCATGGTGACGCCAGTGAATGATCTGAGGGGCTCTGATTCCATTGCTTATGAAAAAGGGGAGAAGTTATTACGATGTAAATTGGCAGCTTTCTACAGATTAGCAGATCTCTTTGGCTGGTCTCAGCTCATTTACAATCACATAACA GCCAGAGTAAATTCTGAGCAGGAACACTTCCTCATTGTACCTTTTGGACTCCTTTACAGTGAAGTGACTGCCTCCAGTCTG GTTAAAATCAATATACAGGGAGATGTAGTTGATCGTGGGAGCACTAACCTGGGAGTAAACCAAGCTGGTTTTACTTTGCACTCTGCAATTTATGCAGCTCGACCTGATGTTAAATGCATTGTTCATATTCACACTCCAGCAGGGGCAGCG GTTTCTGCAATGAAGTGTGGTCTGTTGCCGATTTCACCTGAAGCACTTTCTCTAGGGGACGTAGCTTATCATGACTATCATGGTATTTTAGTGGATGATGAAGAAAAGGTGGTTATTCAGAAAAACTTGGGACCGAAAAGCAAG GTCCTTATTCTCAGAAACCATGGCTTAGTATCCGTTGGAGAGACTGTGGAGGAGGCTTTCTACTATATTCATAACCTAGTGCTTGCCTGTGAGATTCAA GTACGTACTCTGGCCAGTGCAGGTGGACCTGACAACCTAGTGTTATTAGATCCTGGAAAGTATAAAGCCAAGTCTCGTTCCCCTGAGTCTCCAGCAGGTGAGGGTTCTGTATCCCATCCAAAATGGCAGATTGGCGAACAGGAATTTGAAGCTCTTATGCGAATGCTCGATAATCTG GGTTACAGAACCGGCTACCCATATCGATGCCCTGCTCTGAGAGAGAAATCTAAAAAGTACAGCGATGTTGAGATCCCAGCTAGTGTGACAGGTTACTCCTTTACTAGCGATGGCGAATCAGGCACTTGCTCCCCCCTCAGACACagttttcagaaacagcagCGAGAGAAGACAAGGTGGCTGAACTCTGGCCGAGGGGATGATGCTTCTGAAGAAGGGCAGAATGGCAGCAGTCCCAAGTCGAAGACTAAG TGGACTAAAGAGGATGGACATAGAACTGCCACCTCTGCTGTCCCTAACCTGTTTGTTCCATTGAACACTAATCCAAAGGAGGTCCAAGAAATGAGGAACAAG ATCCGGGAGCAAAACTTACAAGATATTAAAACTGCAGGCCCTCAGTCACAGGTTCTTTCTGGTGTAGTTGTGGACAGGAGTCTTGTACAG GATGCTCCCCTCTCAGACTGTACGGAATCTATTGAAGGGCTCGATCTCACAGAGCAGGCCTTTAGTCCCGCTAAATCTCTGTCTGTTAGAAAG gGCGAACTGGTGACTGCATCAAAGGCAATAATTGAGAAAGAATATCAACCAAAAGTCATAGTGAGCACAACAGGACCAAATCCCTTCAATAAACTCACTGATCGAGAACTGGAAGAATACCGCAAAGAAgtggaaagaaagcagaaggggcCAGAAG AACCTTCAGAAGATGGCAGacaacagaaagagagaagtcCCCCGGATCACACTTCAGCGCGCACTCCTCCCAGCACACCAATTAAAGTAGAGGAAG GAGATGGATATGCTAAAGAGTACCTGTTACCATAG
- the ADD1 gene encoding alpha-adducin isoform X19 produces the protein MNGDSGAAVVTSPPPTTAPHKERYFDRVDENNPDYLRERNMAPDLRQDFNMMEQKKRVSMILQSPAFCEELESMIQEQFKKGKNPTGLLALQQIADFMTTNVPNVYPAAPQGGMAALNMSLGMVTPVNDLRGSDSIAYEKGEKLLRCKLAAFYRLADLFGWSQLIYNHITARVNSEQEHFLIVPFGLLYSEVTASSLVKINIQGDVVDRGSTNLGVNQAGFTLHSAIYAARPDVKCIVHIHTPAGAAVSAMKCGLLPISPEALSLGDVAYHDYHGILVDDEEKVVIQKNLGPKSKVLILRNHGLVSVGETVEEAFYYIHNLVLACEIQVRTLASAGGPDNLVLLDPGKYKAKSRSPESPAGEGSVSHPKWQIGEQEFEALMRMLDNLGYRTGYPYRCPALREKSKKYSDVEIPASVTGYSFTSDGESGTCSPLRHSFQKQQREKTRWLNSGRGDDASEEGQNGSSPKSKTKWTKEDGHRTATSAVPNLFVPLNTNPKEVQEMRNKIREQNLQDIKTAGPQSQVLSGVVVDRSLVQGELVTASKAIIEKEYQPKVIVSTTGPNPFNKLTDRELEEYRKEVERKQKGPEEPSEDGRQQKERSPPDHTSARTPPSTPIKVEEGDGYAKEYLLP, from the exons ATGAATGGTGATTCTGGTGCAGCGGTGGTGACTTCACCACCTCCGACAACAGCCCCTCATAAAGAGAGGTATTTTGATCGAGTTGATGAAAATAATCCAGATtatttgagagagagaaatatggCACCCGACCTTCGCCAGGACTTTAACATGATGGAACAGAAGAAGAGAGTCTCCATGATTCTTCAAAGCcca GCTTTTTGTGAAGAATTGGAATCCATGATCCAGGAACAATTTAAGAAGGGGAAGAATCCAACGGGTTTATTGGCTTTACAGCAGATTGCAGATTTTATGACAACAAATGTGCCAAATGTCTACCCAGCAGCACCACAAGGCGGAATGGCTGCGTTAAACATGA GTCTTGGCATGGTGACGCCAGTGAATGATCTGAGGGGCTCTGATTCCATTGCTTATGAAAAAGGGGAGAAGTTATTACGATGTAAATTGGCAGCTTTCTACAGATTAGCAGATCTCTTTGGCTGGTCTCAGCTCATTTACAATCACATAACA GCCAGAGTAAATTCTGAGCAGGAACACTTCCTCATTGTACCTTTTGGACTCCTTTACAGTGAAGTGACTGCCTCCAGTCTG GTTAAAATCAATATACAGGGAGATGTAGTTGATCGTGGGAGCACTAACCTGGGAGTAAACCAAGCTGGTTTTACTTTGCACTCTGCAATTTATGCAGCTCGACCTGATGTTAAATGCATTGTTCATATTCACACTCCAGCAGGGGCAGCG GTTTCTGCAATGAAGTGTGGTCTGTTGCCGATTTCACCTGAAGCACTTTCTCTAGGGGACGTAGCTTATCATGACTATCATGGTATTTTAGTGGATGATGAAGAAAAGGTGGTTATTCAGAAAAACTTGGGACCGAAAAGCAAG GTCCTTATTCTCAGAAACCATGGCTTAGTATCCGTTGGAGAGACTGTGGAGGAGGCTTTCTACTATATTCATAACCTAGTGCTTGCCTGTGAGATTCAA GTACGTACTCTGGCCAGTGCAGGTGGACCTGACAACCTAGTGTTATTAGATCCTGGAAAGTATAAAGCCAAGTCTCGTTCCCCTGAGTCTCCAGCAGGTGAGGGTTCTGTATCCCATCCAAAATGGCAGATTGGCGAACAGGAATTTGAAGCTCTTATGCGAATGCTCGATAATCTG GGTTACAGAACCGGCTACCCATATCGATGCCCTGCTCTGAGAGAGAAATCTAAAAAGTACAGCGATGTTGAGATCCCAGCTAGTGTGACAGGTTACTCCTTTACTAGCGATGGCGAATCAGGCACTTGCTCCCCCCTCAGACACagttttcagaaacagcagCGAGAGAAGACAAGGTGGCTGAACTCTGGCCGAGGGGATGATGCTTCTGAAGAAGGGCAGAATGGCAGCAGTCCCAAGTCGAAGACTAAG TGGACTAAAGAGGATGGACATAGAACTGCCACCTCTGCTGTCCCTAACCTGTTTGTTCCATTGAACACTAATCCAAAGGAGGTCCAAGAAATGAGGAACAAG ATCCGGGAGCAAAACTTACAAGATATTAAAACTGCAGGCCCTCAGTCACAGGTTCTTTCTGGTGTAGTTGTGGACAGGAGTCTTGTACAG gGCGAACTGGTGACTGCATCAAAGGCAATAATTGAGAAAGAATATCAACCAAAAGTCATAGTGAGCACAACAGGACCAAATCCCTTCAATAAACTCACTGATCGAGAACTGGAAGAATACCGCAAAGAAgtggaaagaaagcagaaggggcCAGAAG AACCTTCAGAAGATGGCAGacaacagaaagagagaagtcCCCCGGATCACACTTCAGCGCGCACTCCTCCCAGCACACCAATTAAAGTAGAGGAAG GAGATGGATATGCTAAAGAGTACCTGTTACCATAG